The genomic DNA ttatcaggcgaaaatatgcatcattatattatatcctCTTTTTAGGGCACGCGCTCCTTAGAAAGGGTAGCTTCTTCTTCATAGCCATCCCTCTCATCTTTTAACATTCATTCCATAAATGGCACTTGTGATATATGCCCATGGCCTTagttcaaaaattttattcctcccccttctttcctttttcttttttcttttttttttcagttttataTCTTTAATATCATTGTCATGAGTCAAGGTGTCCATCTCATGCATATATTCCTCGAAATCCTGTATAAAATAACAATGCTAAACtccagaaaagaaaaggataagaaaaagaaagaaaagaaaagaaagaaataatagGTCCATGGTTCTAGGGGTGGTGGTCCAAGCATGAAGCTTGTGgcctttccttcttttttttttttttttggagggCTGTGATTGACGTCAGTTGCTAGCTATATGAAATATATCTGTCCCTTGGGTTCAAGCAAAAGATGATCCGAATAATTTTCAGTTCAAAAGAAAACTCGTGTTGCCCCAAACACTATTCACTTTTGTCTCCAcagagaatatatatttatacagaCAAGTAAATTTACATGTACATTGCACGTGAAATATTCTTTGATAAggttaaaatacataatattcGAAGGACATAATATATGCTTGtaaaaatataagaattaATGGACCACAAGATATTCATAAgttcaaaatcaagaaaactctttttaaaaaaaatatatatatatatatatatatattataaataaattaatagtaTCTCATTTTGAATGGATTTGTGACCATTTCtagtaaaaaatatttccttactttaagttataaataaataaaataaaaaatagttaataatATCTATGACGGTTAGTaatgcaaaaaaataaaataaaaattccgttcttattatttctatcgcgaatttttttaatagcatgaaaaattacaaattgagTTTCGTATCATGTCTAACGTACCATCATTTTCCCATCAATTTTAATGGAATTTTCTAACATGGTACTAACACTGCAGACATGGCACATGAAAATCTACCAAGTAGACCCCATgggtatttaaatattaaattcaaaataaaaattattaaaagtaactaataatattcacaaaaaatatttcatgtaatttaataaaataaataaataatattaatttcaatgaaaacatatacatgcatatatattgataatagCATTTACATATGtgtaacataaaaaaatatatacaaaattagCATACTAATAACAAATCACTATATTAAAGTATATGTATCagtttttgtataattttatgaaattatttccATTATTTTTACTCTactgaagaaaaataaaactgaaagcaaaaataaaactataaaactactcaaattttaaattcatatCTCTTATCtagtttttttattgattcaCACGTGATTATCTTCCTCTCtactttttacttatttctcCAACCCTCACTCTATCTCTATCTCAAcctaagttatttttttttctttcactgaaaaaattatttttaaaaattttatcacaaattcttaattttttttaataatagcaCAACTGTGTAGAATTACAGACGGTATATAATGACGAACATACAGAGACAATATTTTAAAccatatttttttacattGCGTATAGCATTGGTGTAGAATCTAGtgtatgaataataaaaatttgacaaGTACgattaaaataatagaaatgattttaaaaaatgaaattaatgcaattaaaaataatttacttcaaggaaatatttttagttgatatatttttcttacttGATCTTAGAATatcctaaagaaaaaatagagaagtgaattcaaattttcaacaaaagtttacataataattaatagaaatattatttttactaaTAATCTTGCAATCACACCCATAactcaaaattcaaaaaaccCGACCCAAATCgatcaaaaaaatttctaaagtTAAAGACCTTAAGGGTCGGGTTTAGgtttgaaagaaagaaaattgcaATCAAATTGATTGAACTCGATTTTATGtatttaaatttgttttattagttcatattatatattataatttatacttaataaataaaataagaaaacaaaaaatacacTTTAGATCCCATTTAAGGCACaagagtaaatttaatttcagttgTAAACTGATAAGTTGTATTTATAATCGATACTAGATTTACATTGAAAGCAATACAAACTACCATTGAAGAGTACGAATGAAAATGCACCTAGAGCTCATGAAGGGAGAACATTGACAGCATGAGGACTTTGAGCTTGTGTAAACATTGTTAGCAGGTGGTGGCGGCAGCCACTATAGTGGTAATGGATAGAACAGTAGCCGATGTCTGTGgtcagaagaaaaagaagagaataagAATAAGGAGAGAACAAAAAACATGagataagagaaaataaaataaaaataaaaataaattaatgatgTAGTATCTCTTTTATTTGaaactcttcttctcttttttctttaatgcGTACTTTTGTATGCATAGAATCccataaaaaaattgactagGACTTTGAAACAAATTACCAACAACATAAtgtcttaaataatttttttaataaattaatataaattttgaaaattttgtagaAAAATTGTTTGAATTTCTTCGATATTTTTTATAGGAATTAATCATAGGATATATGTCAGTAACTCATAAGAAATATCcatctataaaataatttttaaaaattattaatataaattttgaaaatccatTGATACAAATATAAATCAGAAAGAACATGCTAGGTAAAAAGTATGGAAGGGTGCCTTGAAATCGAAAGGTCGTGAGAAAAAAATAGGTATAAGTTGgtttttgaaacttgaaaaaaatCTGAAAGGATTATAGTCGAAGAAAGAGAATGCGGGAAGTGTTTTTTCAACGATTAGCAAAgtcaaagaataaaaataaataaaaggagaagtaattaaaaactgaaagagaaaattgaaaaaattaccAATGCAAATAAGAAGGGGGGAGAGGAATCGTCAGTATTAAATGGAAAAGTTATTTCATGTTTAATGCGTTCGTTagagtgaataattatgagaaaaaacaTGCTAGGTAGTTTTTATAGTGAAGAAGTATGAAATGATACCTTGAACTCAAAAAGTCGTGAGAAAGAATACGTATAAGTTAGATTTTCTattaaaacaaatgaaatgatGCCATGCTATTGAAAAGATGTAATGTTTAGTAATATTCGTATTATTTGAGTAAAAggtaaaatagtaatattatTAACTTACAAGGgtagaaagggaaaaaaaggttGGAAAAACACTTTGAAAATGATCGTGCTATAAAAGATATGTAAAAAGTTTAACTTGATTGAGACAATATATGATAGAACATGCAAAGCAACGAATATTCAGAATGAGCGATGAATAGAGAGTCGAAAGTGCgtgagaaattttgaaattataattcactatgaaataataatagaacAAACATATATGTGATGAAAGCTAACTCGGTTGAGAGATATATGAGgcaataaaacataaaaaatgaataatgaataaaaagagccgatatatatatatatatatatatatttcaaatgtGTGACCAAAAGTCGCGAGCCGAAAAATACTAGAAAAAGTCATGAGGGTATATAagcattttttgaatattaaaaattgtagAAACttatcatacttttatatataatagtatagatatagatatagatatatatatatataattttgcatttaaattgcccaaaaaccaaacacaaatGGGTGGCATATGAATTGAGATTGATTCATTTATTCTATGAATTCTCTGGAGCTAAAATACGATCAATACCTTATAAACATTTCAGTAAACATTTTTATAccattataataataaagcaTGCACATGTTGATTGTTTCCCGGGTAATGGGACATGAAAAGGATAATTTGCTAGTTCATATCATTAGAATTAACTATAATCACACCTGTTAATCATGGAGCAATTGTTTGGTTGATCCAAGATCAGCTATACTTATAAACGTGGCCTGGTGCGAACTGCAAGATTGATTGATGAAAGTACACACATAATAGAATCCCTTAACAAGCTTGGAGCATGATAACTCACAAAAGAGTTGATGGAATTTCATAACTAATTGATTGAGCTGCAGCTTGTAGACCACCTATAaaggaatatatattatttgatcCATATCTTGACATAAGAAGTCCGATGGGAGCAATACTTGAAACtaaaatctataaaaaaagaaaaaacaccGATATTGAGATCTGATAAAACAAAGTGATAGCTAAAAGCTATTCCAGTCATATCGGGTTGCCTCAGGCTCAGAGAGCACGCGTTCCGTCTGGACTTAGGGCCACGAAGAGTTGAAGCATGTAATCGTCCTTCACAGGCCGCTTATATCCTTATATGCTATCCCTTTGAGCCCAATTCATGCAGGAACCGTTTTGTGTTTCAGATCCATTTACTCGAAGATTTatcagatttgatttgatGCTCTTCTCAACTGGAAAAATAATCATCACTGACTGACACTAGAGTCAGACAGAGACTGAGAGTGCAAGTTTCCACATTGTATCATggcaatatatattatgtttcctTTCTAAGTAAGAAAACAGAAATTAGCAAAGGATCGATGAGTGTgctgcatatacatatatttgggGATGTGTGTATGCAAGTTACAAGATCAAACACTATAATATTTGTCCCGACAAAGCAGAATACGGTGATTTGCTCGATGCTTAAAACTGACAACACCGGGGAGAGAGTTTCTGGCTTGGCTTCTTTCAGAAATTCGAGATCTTTTACTGGAAATGACATGCACGTGCAATCAATCAAAAAGGTTAATTACAGCTACGAAACATATGATAATATTCTTGTGTTAATTAACTGAATCATCAATTATAGCTGAGCGCCAGTTGCTGGCAAAATCGAAACCACAGGCTATTTCTCTCATGGAACtgaagaaaaaatgtgaatatATTAACTGGGTTAAACCAACCATGCATATGCATCAtagtatgtgtgtgtgtgtgtatacacTATGCATAGAAGAAAGAAGGCTGcaacctctctctcttccaatCAGATTATGTGCTGACTGATTCATCAGCTCAGGTCTCTCTTTtgctctctctatatatatcaGACTTAGCTTACAGATTTTGTCTCAGCTCTCACATGTTATCTACTGCTCATTAACTGCCTAGCAACTTGGGATCGAGAAGGATGATGCAGCCAAGGATGACTTGCCGGCAAATCTATCCACTGGACAATTTCAATTGCATATACATTCAGTTTGTGCATGAACAGATCGGCAAGTTGTCCTTTGCTACAACATGCTTCTTTCGATCCTCCTGCTAGGTTCTTGGTGATCGATTGACCCACTATTCTTCAAGATATTACAAGCAGCCACATGGAACATGGACAAAGGAGCTGCAAGATCTTGATATTATGTTCCCCTCCAGGTACTGCTGTTGAGAGAACCAAGTATATTCTGATCTACGCAGTGATGCAGCACATGTTTGAATAGGCTATTCTTTGAATTTAGGCTCCGAATTTGTAGTATACTCAATATGTTAATGCTATAACGGTTCACGGATAACAGCAAAGTTCTACTGGTATGCTCTAGTTCAAGCTCAAGGTAGGATTGGATtctgagaggaggaagagataATACCAAGAGAAGAACTGAAACCGACAGGTAAAGATCTCATATACCTTGTTCTCATCATCAAGGATAAAATAAGAAGTGCCGTGAAcaaggatgaggatgaatggaCATTGGATACCTTACTTGTGGGCAGATCACACCAGAGGAAAATGAAAGGAGATAATCGCATAACCGACCTCTTCCACAAATCTCACGATACCAGCTTAAAATGTCGATAACTTAATATTCTCCATTCCATACATCAATGCCAGCGAACAGGAAGCAAAAACTTTGCTTACACTGAACATGATCCTTTTGATAGTAGAATCAGAAAACACAACTGGAACATATAGATATACAGCAGGGCCACAATTGGCATTCCTCATTCTAATTAAAACAGGAAATAGGAAACAAGCCTACCTAATTTATCTTAAGCCCCACTATTCAAGCAAGCTTggacccaaaaaataaatccaGAAGCCTGCAACTCCTCGGTGAGCTTACTAGGGGCACCGTACCTAGTGATACAAGCACGTGAAAAAAATAAGACTGTACAGGGGAGTCACGTAGATGAAGGGGACTGTTTAAAAACTGTCCCGCATTATCTCCCCGAATTGACTAGAGTCCTCTTCTCCTTGGACTCTTGAGCAGACGGTAGACCTCCCAGAGGAAGTGGAAGCTGAGTGTCCGAGTTTGGGTGAGATGGTGCTGGTTCTGGAACAGCTGCCTCCTGCTCAGGAACAGGAACCGATTTTAGTGTGTAGGTAAAGGACAAGTCCCTGTTGGCAGATAGGGCGAGGAGCTCCTTCTCTTCCAGACCCTTTGTGGGGCTAAGGCTGCATCGGTCAGGAGAGTGCTTAGCCAATGCATCCTTGAACTTCTTGATCTGTGGAATTGTGACCCATTCAGCATAAGTTGCTAACATAAAATAAGCAATGGAGCAATGGAGCAATGGAGCAATGGATCAAAAATTTCAGCACTGTAATATCGTATTCTCATGGGGGTATTCGTAAAATTGAAGAGAGTGAAATTCTGCTGTTGTCTGATCACTCTCATTTGTCTCTTGCTTTCTCACAGCCCATCACTGTCCCTACTCTCTGCTCTGTCCTCTGCCCTAAATTTCCTCCTCTCTCTGTCCACTATTTCTCCGATATCTTCTAACCAGAGCAACAATGATGACACTGTATATTCCAATTCCCATAACCATACTAGACTGCAACTACAAATGATTTCTCGTAACAATCTATACTGAGATTAAACCTATGTACAGAGAGCATAACAGTTCAGAGCATTTATTAGGCCACGAAGACCAACAGCTTCCAATATGGATCAGCTATAAGCAATCACCACCAGAGCAAAGAGAACCAGAACTAGAAAGCAGCAAGTACTAACCGTAGCATTGGTGCAGCTAAAGCTGCAAACCTTCCCCTGAGCTCCTCTATAAAACCGGAAGAAGGGCAGGACATGAACATTGAGGCTGTAGCACATGGACTTGTGCTGCTCATAGTTCACCTGAAGGAACTGAACATCCGGGTTCATCTCCGCCAGCTGGCATATCTTCGGGTGCAGAGCCTTACAGCCACCGCACCCCGGCGAGAAGAAATCCACGACCACGAGCTTATCCCCTGCATTTAGCAGAGAGTCTACAAGATCCTGTGCACCAGTCACCTCCCTCATGTTCGGCTGCAGGCCCTTCTCCCACCATTTCTGGGCTTTTGCAAGCCCTAGGTTGCCCTGTATCATCTGAAGAAAGAACCAAATCTCCCGTGAATCAACCATAACCCGACCACATATACACCACCCATATTCCCAAAATTACAGAGTCAGAGAACAGTCAAAGAAACAATTTTCACATAAAGAAAGGCAAGAATTCAGTTCTTTACACACCTGGGCATCAACAGAAAAGGCCCGGGAGCTGGGTCTCCTCGGGATGCCCTCAGATCGGGTCGCCACGATCCTCTTGCCATAAAAATCACTCCTTGACAAAGAAATCGAAGATCTGAGCTTCACAGGCTTCAGTCTCACACCCCTCCATCTGCTCGGGAACACGGAAACGATACTTTCATCTCTGATTACACGATTCGACGACTGAAACAAGCTCGCCCTGCTAATGGCCTCCATCGTCTTCACCAAGAACCCTACTTTCCCTTCCAAAAAGTAAAGGGCTTTCGATCAAATCAACCGACGTTGTTTACCCTACAAGCAAATCCGGATGGTTTTGCGTTGACGGAAGGAATCGTTCAAATCTGCCTGCCAGAGAAGCTTTGCAGCGAAATTAGGTGAAGGAAATTTCAAACAGTTGGATCAGATAGAGGATAAGGGCAAATATAAGACGGTGCTGTTTGTGACATTTCTAGAAGCTCCGCTGACGGCCGTTGGATCTGTCGTTGGCAGTTAACTGGATGAGAATTGGACGGTGATCGCTGATGCAGGCGTTAACTGTGACTGTAGGATAATGCTGTCCTTTTTCTAGACGCGCCCGTCACATGCGATCGGAAGCGTACCCGACGCTAAACTATTATTCGTGGTTCATACGCCGGGTGCATAGAGCGAGGTAGCCCTGTTCTGGTATGAGGGAGGGCACGTGAACCCTTTGCCGTCACACACTTGGCTTCATCGGGACTTTTTTGTTTCgtagaaaaggaaaagtgaAAGTGGATAATCCTTCGGATAAAAGGTAGCTGCCTTGCCACGTGACTGTCCTTGGTGGGCCCCACCGAGACTGAATTTCCGGAATGCCCCTGTCGGTAACCGGAAATAATTTTCTACCGTACACGTTCCTTCTTTCCTTTGGTCTCGTTCATTAtccctttcctttttccttcttcttcctccactaattaaaaaaattgagattatCATATTGTCTCTGTATTTGTACTTTGGATACACGTAAAATTTTATCTATGGACTCAAATCAGCACTGTTGATTGCGTCCAAAACGTTAAGACCCCAATTTCGCCACGTGTGTGATAATTGTAGACGTATCAAAAAAGCGATTTCAAGAATTGACGTATCACTATTCGGTCTCACTAAAACAAAGCGTGTACTACGATCTCGAGAGTTCGCGGGATTGAATGGTAACTAAGTTTTCAAATTCTAAAAGATAATGCGCTTCAGACGATTCGCGGCTCGGAGATTTAACCGTTTTGAGTTTTCCACCAAATATCTGCCCACGAATATGAATCCGAGTCCGAAACAAAATAAGTGGCTATAGAGCGTGCTTATTAATATCTCGCCTAAAAACTCAAATCAAAATGCTATCTTAACTTGAGAAAGTCCGACTACATAAGTGAATCCCAATTCTTTAGAGTAGCCTCGGCAAATGTTGCCGAAGAAGTTGAAAATCCTCGTCTGACACTCAGGAGCTCCTAGAGCGAAAGCACTTCGATCCACGGAGAATCGGTTAGAGGGAAAAATTCTAACGGGAATTAGAGTTGAAAGGCGTGGTAAAGTGAGGGGTAAGGGGTAAGGAATTGATATttcgtttggttttaaagtaaaattttaaaattaaattttga from Punica granatum isolate Tunisia-2019 chromosome 2, ASM765513v2, whole genome shotgun sequence includes the following:
- the LOC116197581 gene encoding thioredoxin-like 1-1, chloroplastic, whose product is MEAISRASLFQSSNRVIRDESIVSVFPSRWRGVRLKPVKLRSSISLSRSDFYGKRIVATRSEGIPRRPSSRAFSVDAQMIQGNLGLAKAQKWWEKGLQPNMREVTGAQDLVDSLLNAGDKLVVVDFFSPGCGGCKALHPKICQLAEMNPDVQFLQVNYEQHKSMCYSLNVHVLPFFRFYRGAQGKVCSFSCTNATIKKFKDALAKHSPDRCSLSPTKGLEEKELLALSANRDLSFTYTLKSVPVPEQEAAVPEPAPSHPNSDTQLPLPLGGLPSAQESKEKRTLVNSGR